One genomic segment of Passer domesticus isolate bPasDom1 chromosome 21, bPasDom1.hap1, whole genome shotgun sequence includes these proteins:
- the ATP8B3 gene encoding phospholipid-transporting ATPase IK isoform X2 — translation MAEQDPATGCPRGKQQLPAFTWEVRANDRTYHRQARKRFAFCLSKRKYSGNAIRTAKYNALTFLPLNLYEQFHRMANLYFVFVILLQTFPEISTLPWYTLLFPLSCLLIIRGLRDLIDDIGRHRSDRSINSRPCEILAGRRFCWQEWRDICVGDIVRLRKDSVVPADLLLLRSSEPSSLCYVETADIDGETNLKFRQALLVTHQELQSEESMAAFDGRVTCEEPNSRMHAFTGALRWRGRSHGLDGERILLRGCRLRNTALCYGLVLYAGFDSKIMRNSGKIKRKKTKLDHLMDRLVIVIFLLLLVTSLGLAVASGFWARTFQEKHSYLAALYQHTSPAQQAFLNFWGFTILLSIIIPMSMYITFEFIYLVNSCFINWDLEMYYGAKDIPAEARSTSLSDQLGQIQYIFSDKTGTLTQNIMSFKKCCVNGTIYGPGTGHENKQPLGSGLGQEHPGEQNSDVCDVTLLEAAQRDDDPVLREFLRLLALCHTVMVEDRGDQLVYQAASPDEEALVLAARNLGYVFLARTQDSITIRELGRTRTYEVLAMLDFNSDRKRMSVLVRDPQGTIRLYTKGADTVILERLRSRGPKETLTERALDRFAEETLRTLCVASREVSEAEFRAWSRRHREAAVLLHGRAQELDRLYEEMEQNLQLLGATAIEDKLQEGVPETIQLLKLGNIKVWVLTGDKQETAMNIGYACRLLTDDMEILEEKEVSEILQAYWESNNNLSGRGDAPCSRRLSQQRPETPCHKRAIIISGDFLDNILRTGEVLKEKKGWPWRWLCCGRAEAAQDQAGLLEKAFVDLATSCQAVICCRVTPKQKALMVQLVKKHKKAVTLAIGDGANDVNMIKTADIGVGISGLEGLQAVQCSDYALGQFSFLQRLLLVHGRWNYLRICKFLRCFFYKTFAGLLAQVWFAFHSGFTAQPLYEGWFLALYNIFYTAYPVLSVGLFEQDVSAKKSLEFPELYVVGQQDELFNYRVFGVTLLHGVGTSLISFYITLWAFEDHVGTKVVGDYESFSVTVALSALLSVLVEIVLDTQYWTVLSFLMVTASLLLFCLFSFLTQTVDAYRIAPAIFRFPDASWNALTDPYVLLVVLLSLVVNTLPSLTAHAVRAILGRATTQQKLLLQARRDAEPAVQLRSHVPRGSLRRSSYAFSHQEGYAGLITRGDSLRARATHGTAPPALRPQGTPAVPSCQGPP, via the exons GGCAATGCCATCCGGACAGCCAAGTACAACGCGCTCACCTTCCTGCCCCTGAACCTCTACGAGCAGTTCCACCGCATGGCCAACCTCTACTTCGTCTTCGTCATCCTCCTCCAG ACTTTCCCCGAGATCTCCACGCTGCCCTGGTACACTCTGCTGTtccccctgagctgcctcctCATCATCCGGGGGCTGCGAGACCTCATCGATGACATT ggccgtCACCGCAGTGACAGGAGCATCAACAGCAGGCCCTGTGAGATCCTGGCTGGCAGGAG GTTCTGCTGGCAGGAGTGGCGCGACATCTGCGTTGGGGACATCGTGCGGCTGCGCAAGGACAGCGTCGTCCCG GCTGACCTGCTCCTGCTGCGCAGCTCCGagcccagcagcctgtgctaCGTGGAGACCGCTGACATTGATGG GGAAACCAACCTGAAGTTCAGACAGGCCCTTCTGGTCAcccaccaggagctgcagagtgaGGAGAGCATGGCTGCCTTTGATG GGCGGGTGACGTGCGAGGAGCCCAACAGCCGCATGCACGCCTTCACGGGCGCCCTGCGCTGGCGGGGCCGCAGCCACGGCCTGGACGGCGAGCGCATCCTGCTGCGGGGCTGCCGCCTCCGCAACACCGCCCTCTGCTACGGCCTGGTGCTCTACGCAG GGTTTGATTCCAAAATCATGAGGAACTCCGGGAAGATCAAGAGGAAGAAAACCAAGCTGGACCACCTGATGGACCGGCTGGTGATCGTG atcttcctgctgctgttggtgACATCCCTGGGCCTCGCTGTGGCCTCTGGGTTCTGGGCCAGGACGTTCCAGGAGAAGCACAGCTACCTGGCTGCCCTCTACCAGCAcacaagccctgcccagcaggccTTCCTCAACTTCTGGGGCTTCACCATCCTCCTGAGCATCATCATACCCATGTCCATGTACATAAC GTTTGAATTCATCTACCTGGTGAACAGCTGTTTCATTAACTGGGACCTGGAGATGTATTATGGTGCCAAGGACATCCCAGCCGAGGCCAGGAGCACCAGCCTCAGCGACCAGCTGGGCCAGATCCAGTACATCTTCTCGGACAAGACGGGCACCCTGACCCAGAACATCATGAGCTTCAAGAAATGCTGTGTCAACGGGACCATCTACG gtcCAGGCACAGGCCATGAGAACAAACAGCCACTG GGCTCGGGGCTGGGCCAGGAGCACCCCGGGGAGCAGAACTCGGATGTTTGCGATGTGACGCTGCTGGAAGCCGCCCAGAGGGACGATGACCCGGTGCTGAGGGAGTTCCTGAGGCTGCTGGCCCTCTGCCACACCGTCATGGTGGAGGACAGGGGCG ACCAGCTGGTTTACCAGGCAGCCTCCCCAGATGAGGAAGCGCTGGTGTTGGCAGCCAGGAACTTGGGCTACGTCTTCCTGGCCCGGACTCAGGACTCCATCACCatcagggagctgggcaggaccAGGACGTACGAGGTGCTGGCCATGCTGGACTTCAACAGCGACCGCAAGAGGATGTCTGTCCTGG TGCGAGACCCCCAGGGCACCATCCGGCTCTACACCAAGGGCGCCGACACCGTCATCCTGGAGAGGCTGCGGAGCCGAGGGCCCAAGGAGACCCTCACCGAGAGGGCTCTGGAC CGCTTTGCAGAGGAGACGCTGAGGACGCTGTGCGTGGCCAGCAGGGAGGTGAGCGAGGCCGAGTTCCGCGCCTGGAGCCGCAGGCACCGCGAGGCCGCGGTGCTGCTGCACGGCCGTGCCCAGGAGCTGGACAGGCTCTACGAGGAGATGGAGCAGAACCTGCAG CTGCTCGGGGCCACAGCCATCGAGGACAAGCTGCAAGAAGGAGTCCCCGAGACCATCCAGCTGCTGAAACTGGGCAACATCAAAGTGTGGGTGCTGACAGGAGACAAACAAG AGACCGCGATGAACATCGGCTACGCCTGCAGGCTGCTGACAGACGACATGGAGatcctggaggagaaggaggtcAG CGAGATCCTCCAGGCTTACTGGGAGAGCAACAACAACCTCAGTGGCCGTGGGGATGCCCCGTGCAGCCGCCGCCTCTCCCAGCAGCGCCCAGAGACTCCGTGCCACAAGAGAGCCATCATCATCAGCGGGGACTTCCTG GACAACATCCTGcgcacaggagaggtgctgaaGGAGAAGAAGGGGTGGCCGTGGcggtggctgtgctgtggcagggccGAGGCCGCACAGGACCAGGCAGGTCTGCTGGAGAAGGCCTTTGTGGACCTGGCCACCAGCTGCCAGGCCGTGATCTGCTGCAGGGTGACCCCCAAGCAGAAAGCCCTGATGGTGCAGCTGGTGAAGAAGCACAAGAAGGCTGTCACCTTGGCCATCGGGGACGGGGCCAATGATGTCAACATGATCAAAA CCGCGGACATCGGGGTGGGCATCAGcgggctggaggggctgcaggccgTGCAGTGCAGTGACTacgccctgggccagttctccTTCCTGCAGCGCCTGCTGCTGGTGCACGGCCGCTGGAACTACCTGCGCATCTGCAAGTTCCTCCGCTGCTTCTTCTACAAGACCTTCGCCGGCCTCCTGGCCCAGGTGTGGTTCGCTTTCCACAGCGGATTCACGGCCCAG CCTCTGTATGAGGGCTGGTTCCTTGCACTCTACAATATTTTCTACACTGCCTACCCCGTGCTGTCCGTGGGCCTTTTCGAGCAG GATGTGAGTGCCAAGAAGAGCCTGGAGTTCCCTGAGCTCTACGTGGTCGGGCAGCAGGACGAGCTCTTCAATTACCGTGTTTTTGGTGTCACCCTCCTGCACGGGGTGGGCACCTCCCTCATCAGCTTCTACATCACGCTCTGGGCCTTTGAGGACCACGTTGGCACCAAGGTGGTGGGTGACTATGAGTCCTTCTCTGTCACAGTGGCCCTGTCAGCGTTGCTGTCGGTCCTCGTGGAG atTGTCCTGGACACTCAGTACTGGACAGTGCTGTCCTTCCTGATGGTCACAGCCAGCCTGCTCCTCTTCTGCCTCTTCTCCTTCCTGACCCAAACTGTTGATGCCTACAGGATAGCCCCTGCCATCTTCCGCTTCCCAG ATGCCAGCTGGAATGCCCTGACTGACCCCTATGTCCTGCTCGtggtcctgctgtccctggtggTCAACACCCTGCCCTCGCTCACCGCCCACGCCGTCCGTGCCATCCTGGGCAGAGCCACCACCCAGCAG AAGCTCCTCCTGCAGGCCAGGCGGGACGCGGAGCCCGCGGTGCAGCTGCGCTCGCACGTCCCCCGCGGCTCCCTGCGCCGCTCCAGCTACGCCTTCTCCCACCAGGAGGGCTACGCCGGCCTCATCACCCGCGGGGACAGTCTGCGTGCCAGGGCCACCCACGGCACTGCCCCGCCTGCCCTGCGCCCCCAGGGCACCCCGGCtgtgccctcctgccaggggcCACCCTGA
- the ATP8B3 gene encoding phospholipid-transporting ATPase IK isoform X1: MAEQDPATGCPRGKQQLPAFTWEVRANDRTYHRQARKRFAFCLSKRKYSGNAIRTAKYNALTFLPLNLYEQFHRMANLYFVFVILLQTFPEISTLPWYTLLFPLSCLLIIRGLRDLIDDIGRHRSDRSINSRPCEILAGRRFCWQEWRDICVGDIVRLRKDSVVPADLLLLRSSEPSSLCYVETADIDGETNLKFRQALLVTHQELQSEESMAAFDGRVTCEEPNSRMHAFTGALRWRGRSHGLDGERILLRGCRLRNTALCYGLVLYAGFDSKIMRNSGKIKRKKTKLDHLMDRLVIVIFLLLLVTSLGLAVASGFWARTFQEKHSYLAALYQHTSPAQQAFLNFWGFTILLSIIIPMSMYITFEFIYLVNSCFINWDLEMYYGAKDIPAEARSTSLSDQLGQIQYIFSDKTGTLTQNIMSFKKCCVNGTIYGPGTGHENKQPLGSGLGQEHPGEQNSDVCDVTLLEAAQRDDDPVLREFLRLLALCHTVMVEDRGDQLVYQAASPDEEALVLAARNLGYVFLARTQDSITIRELGRTRTYEVLAMLDFNSDRKRMSVLVRDPQGTIRLYTKGADTVILERLRSRGPKETLTERALDRFAEETLRTLCVASREVSEAEFRAWSRRHREAAVLLHGRAQELDRLYEEMEQNLQLLGATAIEDKLQEGVPETIQLLKLGNIKVWVLTGDKQETAMNIGYACRLLTDDMEILEEKEVSEILQAYWESNNNLSGRGDAPCSRRLSQQRPETPCHKRAIIISGDFLDNILRTGEVLKEKKGWPWRWLCCGRAEAAQDQAGLLEKAFVDLATSCQAVICCRVTPKQKALMVQLVKKHKKAVTLAIGDGANDVNMIKTADIGVGISGLEGLQAVQCSDYALGQFSFLQRLLLVHGRWNYLRICKFLRCFFYKTFAGLLAQVWFAFHSGFTAQPLYEGWFLALYNIFYTAYPVLSVGLFEQQDVSAKKSLEFPELYVVGQQDELFNYRVFGVTLLHGVGTSLISFYITLWAFEDHVGTKVVGDYESFSVTVALSALLSVLVEIVLDTQYWTVLSFLMVTASLLLFCLFSFLTQTVDAYRIAPAIFRFPDASWNALTDPYVLLVVLLSLVVNTLPSLTAHAVRAILGRATTQQKLLLQARRDAEPAVQLRSHVPRGSLRRSSYAFSHQEGYAGLITRGDSLRARATHGTAPPALRPQGTPAVPSCQGPP, from the exons GGCAATGCCATCCGGACAGCCAAGTACAACGCGCTCACCTTCCTGCCCCTGAACCTCTACGAGCAGTTCCACCGCATGGCCAACCTCTACTTCGTCTTCGTCATCCTCCTCCAG ACTTTCCCCGAGATCTCCACGCTGCCCTGGTACACTCTGCTGTtccccctgagctgcctcctCATCATCCGGGGGCTGCGAGACCTCATCGATGACATT ggccgtCACCGCAGTGACAGGAGCATCAACAGCAGGCCCTGTGAGATCCTGGCTGGCAGGAG GTTCTGCTGGCAGGAGTGGCGCGACATCTGCGTTGGGGACATCGTGCGGCTGCGCAAGGACAGCGTCGTCCCG GCTGACCTGCTCCTGCTGCGCAGCTCCGagcccagcagcctgtgctaCGTGGAGACCGCTGACATTGATGG GGAAACCAACCTGAAGTTCAGACAGGCCCTTCTGGTCAcccaccaggagctgcagagtgaGGAGAGCATGGCTGCCTTTGATG GGCGGGTGACGTGCGAGGAGCCCAACAGCCGCATGCACGCCTTCACGGGCGCCCTGCGCTGGCGGGGCCGCAGCCACGGCCTGGACGGCGAGCGCATCCTGCTGCGGGGCTGCCGCCTCCGCAACACCGCCCTCTGCTACGGCCTGGTGCTCTACGCAG GGTTTGATTCCAAAATCATGAGGAACTCCGGGAAGATCAAGAGGAAGAAAACCAAGCTGGACCACCTGATGGACCGGCTGGTGATCGTG atcttcctgctgctgttggtgACATCCCTGGGCCTCGCTGTGGCCTCTGGGTTCTGGGCCAGGACGTTCCAGGAGAAGCACAGCTACCTGGCTGCCCTCTACCAGCAcacaagccctgcccagcaggccTTCCTCAACTTCTGGGGCTTCACCATCCTCCTGAGCATCATCATACCCATGTCCATGTACATAAC GTTTGAATTCATCTACCTGGTGAACAGCTGTTTCATTAACTGGGACCTGGAGATGTATTATGGTGCCAAGGACATCCCAGCCGAGGCCAGGAGCACCAGCCTCAGCGACCAGCTGGGCCAGATCCAGTACATCTTCTCGGACAAGACGGGCACCCTGACCCAGAACATCATGAGCTTCAAGAAATGCTGTGTCAACGGGACCATCTACG gtcCAGGCACAGGCCATGAGAACAAACAGCCACTG GGCTCGGGGCTGGGCCAGGAGCACCCCGGGGAGCAGAACTCGGATGTTTGCGATGTGACGCTGCTGGAAGCCGCCCAGAGGGACGATGACCCGGTGCTGAGGGAGTTCCTGAGGCTGCTGGCCCTCTGCCACACCGTCATGGTGGAGGACAGGGGCG ACCAGCTGGTTTACCAGGCAGCCTCCCCAGATGAGGAAGCGCTGGTGTTGGCAGCCAGGAACTTGGGCTACGTCTTCCTGGCCCGGACTCAGGACTCCATCACCatcagggagctgggcaggaccAGGACGTACGAGGTGCTGGCCATGCTGGACTTCAACAGCGACCGCAAGAGGATGTCTGTCCTGG TGCGAGACCCCCAGGGCACCATCCGGCTCTACACCAAGGGCGCCGACACCGTCATCCTGGAGAGGCTGCGGAGCCGAGGGCCCAAGGAGACCCTCACCGAGAGGGCTCTGGAC CGCTTTGCAGAGGAGACGCTGAGGACGCTGTGCGTGGCCAGCAGGGAGGTGAGCGAGGCCGAGTTCCGCGCCTGGAGCCGCAGGCACCGCGAGGCCGCGGTGCTGCTGCACGGCCGTGCCCAGGAGCTGGACAGGCTCTACGAGGAGATGGAGCAGAACCTGCAG CTGCTCGGGGCCACAGCCATCGAGGACAAGCTGCAAGAAGGAGTCCCCGAGACCATCCAGCTGCTGAAACTGGGCAACATCAAAGTGTGGGTGCTGACAGGAGACAAACAAG AGACCGCGATGAACATCGGCTACGCCTGCAGGCTGCTGACAGACGACATGGAGatcctggaggagaaggaggtcAG CGAGATCCTCCAGGCTTACTGGGAGAGCAACAACAACCTCAGTGGCCGTGGGGATGCCCCGTGCAGCCGCCGCCTCTCCCAGCAGCGCCCAGAGACTCCGTGCCACAAGAGAGCCATCATCATCAGCGGGGACTTCCTG GACAACATCCTGcgcacaggagaggtgctgaaGGAGAAGAAGGGGTGGCCGTGGcggtggctgtgctgtggcagggccGAGGCCGCACAGGACCAGGCAGGTCTGCTGGAGAAGGCCTTTGTGGACCTGGCCACCAGCTGCCAGGCCGTGATCTGCTGCAGGGTGACCCCCAAGCAGAAAGCCCTGATGGTGCAGCTGGTGAAGAAGCACAAGAAGGCTGTCACCTTGGCCATCGGGGACGGGGCCAATGATGTCAACATGATCAAAA CCGCGGACATCGGGGTGGGCATCAGcgggctggaggggctgcaggccgTGCAGTGCAGTGACTacgccctgggccagttctccTTCCTGCAGCGCCTGCTGCTGGTGCACGGCCGCTGGAACTACCTGCGCATCTGCAAGTTCCTCCGCTGCTTCTTCTACAAGACCTTCGCCGGCCTCCTGGCCCAGGTGTGGTTCGCTTTCCACAGCGGATTCACGGCCCAG CCTCTGTATGAGGGCTGGTTCCTTGCACTCTACAATATTTTCTACACTGCCTACCCCGTGCTGTCCGTGGGCCTTTTCGAGCAG CAGGATGTGAGTGCCAAGAAGAGCCTGGAGTTCCCTGAGCTCTACGTGGTCGGGCAGCAGGACGAGCTCTTCAATTACCGTGTTTTTGGTGTCACCCTCCTGCACGGGGTGGGCACCTCCCTCATCAGCTTCTACATCACGCTCTGGGCCTTTGAGGACCACGTTGGCACCAAGGTGGTGGGTGACTATGAGTCCTTCTCTGTCACAGTGGCCCTGTCAGCGTTGCTGTCGGTCCTCGTGGAG atTGTCCTGGACACTCAGTACTGGACAGTGCTGTCCTTCCTGATGGTCACAGCCAGCCTGCTCCTCTTCTGCCTCTTCTCCTTCCTGACCCAAACTGTTGATGCCTACAGGATAGCCCCTGCCATCTTCCGCTTCCCAG ATGCCAGCTGGAATGCCCTGACTGACCCCTATGTCCTGCTCGtggtcctgctgtccctggtggTCAACACCCTGCCCTCGCTCACCGCCCACGCCGTCCGTGCCATCCTGGGCAGAGCCACCACCCAGCAG AAGCTCCTCCTGCAGGCCAGGCGGGACGCGGAGCCCGCGGTGCAGCTGCGCTCGCACGTCCCCCGCGGCTCCCTGCGCCGCTCCAGCTACGCCTTCTCCCACCAGGAGGGCTACGCCGGCCTCATCACCCGCGGGGACAGTCTGCGTGCCAGGGCCACCCACGGCACTGCCCCGCCTGCCCTGCGCCCCCAGGGCACCCCGGCtgtgccctcctgccaggggcCACCCTGA